A genome region from Brassica oleracea var. oleracea cultivar TO1000 chromosome C2, BOL, whole genome shotgun sequence includes the following:
- the LOC106327170 gene encoding uncharacterized protein LOC106327170, translating to MDHYGRQPPYGDGGMQIQPYHGGPRTGDFRSYSASYATATENNIYDIKKGKSIERSKSWGITDPELLRKKRVASYKMYSVEGKVKGSFRKSFRWLKQRYTQVLYGW from the coding sequence ATGGATCACTACGGTCGTCAACCACCGTATGGAGACGGAGGGATGCAGATCCAGCCTTACCACGGCGGTCCAAGAACCGGAGACTTCAGGAGCTACAGCGCCTCGTACGCGACGGCGACAGAGAACAACATATACGATATCAAGAAGGGGAAGTCGATAGAGAGGTCGAAGTCTTGGGGGATAACGGACCCGGAGCTGCTGAGGAAGAAAAGGGTTGCGAGTTATAAGATGTATAGTGTTGAAGGAAAAGTCAAAGGGTCGTTTAGAAAAAGTTTTAGATGGCTTAAGCAGAGGTATACGCAGGTCCTCTATGGCTGGTGA